The Scheffersomyces stipitis CBS 6054 chromosome 5, complete sequence genome contains the following window.
CTTAATAGTGAGGTTGACATCAATTAAACCTGGAAATTGTGCTTGAGTAGAACCTAAAGACGAAACTGAGTCGACAACAGTAGTCTTTGAATATCCTGAAGAGTTGAATTGGTCTTCCTTTTCGTTGGTGACACTAATATGTTCCATTGTTTTTTTAGTCTTTGATTTCTTATCTTTCTTATCTTTCTTTACACCAACATCCCAAAGTTCAGCATCCAATTCGTCGTGGAAGGATTCCCAGATAAAATTTGCATGGCGAATTTCAATGAGAGTTTCGTTTGAGTTCTTGGAATTCATAGATGAAGCAGCAGAACTACGAGGAGTCTTGAATTCAGCTTCACCAATGTAGAATTTGTCATTAGAAGcgttcaacttttcatcAAGCTCTTCGTTGTATTCTTCAGCACTCAAATAATCTCTGCAACGAGTGAAACCAATCAAGGCATCGGCTCCAGTAGACAAGGCAATTGGCAAAAGCATAATAGCCTGAGCTAAAATGGAATACAACGACAAAGATGAAAAGACTTGTCCAGGAGTCTTGTTGGTGCCTGTAGCCCACATAGTGACAAATGACACCATGGAAGTCAAGGTTGGTAAAGTGACAGCATAAGCGGTGATGAAGTTTCTCAACACTTTGATGGTGAAGAGATATttcatttccttttctctCACCTTGGTGATGCTCATCTTGTAAGCCAATTCCCAAGCGTAGAACTTAATgaccttcaagttgttcaagactTCTCTCATCAACCCAATTCTTTCATCCGTGAATTTAACCCCGGTCTCTCTGGTAACGAATAGCTTCTTTGTCAACATGACACAGATGATTAATGAAACAATGAACAAACCAATACCAGACAAGGAAGCAACACCGATGTTAACCAAAAGCAAAACTACAGCAACGATAATAGGAATGGGAAAACAGAGAACCAATGGTTGGAAACCAATGGCCAAATCAATTCTTGCCAAATCAGTACTCATTAAAGAAGTAATTCTCCCAACTGAGAACATGTACCTGGACTTGGAGCTTAAGCCAAAAGATTTCATTAATAACGCCTTGGTTAGAATAGACTTGGACTGAGCACCAGTCATCATAGCTGTGTGGAAGAAATGGTTAAGCAATAAAccattgatgaagattaAGGCCACCGAGGCAATAGTATACGCAATACCTTTAGTGTAAGTTTTTTCAATACCGAAGTAACGATATTCGACGAAGTCAATCAAACGTCTAGTGATCAATGGCGATAACGATTGACAACAGAATGACAATGCTAATAAGATGGTACTCATAGTATACTGGAGTTTGAAAGTCAAGTAGAGAGCATAAGGAACAGCCCACAATGGCCATTCGAAGTTAGACAAGTCGTCGTTTTTCTTTAAATGCTTTTTCTCAGCCTTTTCCAAAATCTTTTGCATGTTTTCTTCCCATCTCTTGTGCATGTCTTCTACAGTCATTTCAGTGGGCAAGATCCACAAATCATTTGGCTGCAAAGTTCTCTTGTAACCTTTAACTAAAATCGGCCATAACCaccagaaaagaagtgTCTGAAGTGGGTTGGCATGCTTAGAAGCATactcaattctttcttcaggCAAAGGAACAGTAGGCACTTCTTTAGAAAATAACCATGAGAACCATCTCCTTTCATTAGATAATTGGCTCTCTAAGGCTGCAGGATTGGAATAGTCCTTCTGCGACAGTATGCTGTTAGAGGTAGttctttctacttcatAAGCCTTCAATTCCAGCCTGTTATTAAATCTAGGGGAGTTGACAGCATCGTATGGGTTCACCAACGCTTCGGGATTGTACTCTACTATTCCGTTGGAAGAGAGTGACTTCGACTTTTTGTTCATcctgctcttcttcttgtttcttctaGGTGGGCTTTGAGGCTGCTGCACGTAAAAGTCAGAGCCATGGTCTACAATAGTGGTTGCGTCCGATTGGGAGCTAGCATCGTAGTTGTAAGGATTGTAGCGACTGGTATGGGTGTGATATGGTGGAGAGTGAGGcaattcttctgaagagCTGTCGGAGTTGTGGTTATCTTCTCCGTGAGTCGTACGACCAGCGTAACTATTGTACACGTGATGGGACATATTAATAGGACCTGAAATATTttggagaaagaaagtaTAAATTAAAGCAGGAGGGGTATAACGATGTGAACGTGAAAAACAAAGGCAATCGGAGTGAACGGAATCAATGAATAATCACGAATAAATATTAGATATTAGATACTCTTACAATATTTCGGCTCGTCCCAGGGGAAGTGGAAATATCCAAGGTGATATTAAATGCAAACGGAATGGGTATCCTAAAGGGTATGGGAAAGGGTATTAGAGTCCTGGAGCAGGAAGAGATATCTAATCAAATAGAAGGTTTGTCAACTGAAAAGCTAAAAATTTACAAGTCATACAAAATTCTAAACTGAGGTGGATGCCACGTTGTATTTAAAGGCTCTCTTCCAGACATCCTCTATATCGTTTTCATCAATCTGCTAGAAACCCCAAGATCGAAATTTCTTTATCTGGAACATTTTTTGAAGTGAAAATGCCTATTATTCGTCAAGACGCAGCCTGCAAATAATTAATTGCAATTCGGCCCAAATGGGAAACCAATCTGCAGACAAGCTCCAATTTTTTATTTCAAGACAGTCTCAATTGCCGAAAGCCATCAATATCCTCCAGTCCTACAAAATATTGGGAATAATTATGTCCATGTTTTACTTACTGGGGTAATCCGCTAATTCCGATTATGTTATAAATTTATACAGAAATCGGAAGTAAAGCTGTATTCGTTGAGTTCGGAAGCTGTCAAATCCGAATTTCATATAATGTACCCACAGATAAGGTTTTCGCTCGCGATCCTGTGACTTCTTGGCTGGGCAGTGTGGGTTAGAGGTCTTCTGACTGTTGAGTATCAGGTGGTGTGATGTTTATTTGAACTGTGTGGGTTAAGTAGCTCTCTGTATTGACACCTGCTTTCTCAACATTTATCCTGTAAAGCGGCACTCTAGCAGATATTCTTTTTTGGTCGTCCAAGTTGCAGGTATTGTTTGCTAGGGCTTTGGACACAGTCAGGCTTTGCGTTGAAATTAGAATGATCAGACAACTAGAAGTTAGCCACTGGATGGAGACAGGCTTAGTCAAGGTATTGTTGGGGGCAGCATTTCTTACAACAGCGGTACCAGGTGAAAATTCCCGAACACAATACAAAGGGGCTTATCGTATAGTGGCATCAAATTTCAGTTCTCCACCCTTTTAATGAAGACCTAATCAGGAGATTACACAAAACCGATATATGCACCCAAATTTCCCTATTAGGAAATCTATATCCAGTTAGCCACCCAGCAGGTGTAAAACAATCGATTTATCTCGGGGATTCAGATGTTGACATCGAGAAATTAACAAATGGGGAACCAATTGAGTGGATACTCACAACAACAATGACATCGTCAGAGGCGAATGGTGGTTTGATTCGTCTCGAAAATTACGCTAACACAATTGCTCTATTCGGAACCAAACAATGCAATCTAATGGAGAAACTGACCTCGAGACCAGCCGTTTCTTTATTATATTTTGTTGGAATATCGAGCTGTTGTAAACTTGGCATGCCGtctgaattgaaaataataGAGAGAAAAGCCGAAACATACTACAGGAAGCTTAATTTTGAAGACTCCAATTGTAGCTCGTAGTCCATTCTTAGTCCATTCTTACTCTACTATATACTGTAAATGTACCACCAAATAGAATTTCAATTACTGTGACGGCAATCCCCCAGAATCTGGAATTGACGTCTACAAAAATTTCTCTGGTTACAATATCGTTTCTTACATACTATTCAGTAATTTAAATGCCTCCCAGTAACAGCGAGGTCTATCACATATGGTTATGTACTAATGCAAGCTATCAATACTAATTAAAATGAAAAGCCGCCGCCACCAGATCCCCCAAATCCTGGGAATCCAGTATTGCCACTGCCTCCGCTCCCAAAGCTGCCACCTCTCAAGTTTCCTGGTAAACCGCTTCCAAGGGAATCGAGATTGTCCTCACCATATGGATCATCGAATCTAGCCCCTGGAGGTACACCTAATCTCAGGGTGTTACCACCTTCGTGTCTGCCACCAAAGACGGGGTGATCTAGAGAAGGATACATACCCCCGTCATTTCCACCTTGAGCGAGTGGATCTACAAACGGTTTCATCTCAGGGTGTCTAGGCAATCCTGGAGGGTTCAAATCTCTGTCACCGATAGCTGGGAgcacagaagaagaaggtccAAAGCCTGAAGCAGAGCCTCTGATTTCCAACTCGTCTTCGAAATCAGGCATGTCATTGGGACGGCGGTGCACTGGAGGATCTGAAATAAGAGAGGATTTGGGCAACTTGGAATCCAACAAGTCAGCCTCGTTTTCCAATGGGTTTGGAGAAGAGTGTGGAGGAGGCGAAATGGCTGAAAGTCTACGCAAACGTGATTGGTCAGCTGCAAAGAGCTCGTCTAAGTTGGCACAGATTGCTAACGATTTTACCTTTTTATTGAAGCCATTGATTATACTCTGTGGCAAATTAAGTTCGGACAAAGGAAATCTGATTTCAAGGGCAGCCAAGTCGCTGTCTGTCCAATCTACAAGTAAATTGTCAATAGTCTTGGTAGATTCGCcttcaaaaataaaattgaCAAGTACCGACGTTTCGGAtaattctgaaattgagGTGACAAGCACAatgttgtcgttgttgtcTTTGTCAACCAAGTTGTACTGGACTAGTTTGTCAGTGCTGGTAATTTGTTTCTGATCGTATTTCGATTTGGAAGGGTATAGTGAGCCCAAGAAGTTGTGAACAAGCACCGAAGTAAGCTTAAGATAATTGTCGATAGTCATCTTGATTCAAATATCTTTTGTTATCGTACGTGGAAAGTTTGGATTTTTGCtgaattgttgttgtagcTGAAAGTTAAGATTCCTTTACTgacaaatgaaaatgacCAGTTGCTGAAAccaattgaaatattttgtAGTAGTTAGCTTCTTGATTCAGATGATATTTTCTGAATTCTGTA
Protein-coding sequences here:
- a CDS encoding predicted protein, whose protein sequence is MTIDNYLKLTSVLVHNFLGSLYPSKSKYDQKQITSTDKLVQYNLVDKDNNDNIVLVTSISELSETSVLVNFIFEGESTKTIDNLLVDWTDSDLAALEIRFPLSELNLPQSIINGFNKKVKSLAICANLDELFAADQSRLRRLSAISPPPHSSPNPLENEADLLDSKLPKSSLISDPPVHRRPNDMPDFEDELEIRGSASGFGPSSSVLPAIGDRDLNPPGLPRHPEMKPFVDPLAQGGNDGGMYPSLDHPVFGGRHEGGNTSRLGVPPGARFDDPYGEDNLDSLGSGLPGNLRGGSFGSGGSGNTGFPGFGGSGGGGFSF